One Chloroflexota bacterium genomic region harbors:
- the pyrE gene encoding orotate phosphoribosyltransferase, with amino-acid sequence MTRGVPLPNDLATASIEDLFRDAGALREGHFRLNSGLHSPRYLEKFLVLQYPTLASELCRRMAKKVMHEAPNVVVGPTTGGVLLAFETARHLSALLGWEVRGLFAEPVGLGAGRELRRGFEVSRGDTVVLVDDILTTGSSLRETADAVERVGGRASAAVVMVDRSSEPVEIGVPVLAVGRIEIAAWQPQYCPLCEAGDWLETPGSSGLP; translated from the coding sequence ATGACGCGGGGCGTTCCCCTGCCGAACGACCTCGCCACGGCTTCGATCGAGGACCTCTTCCGCGACGCGGGCGCCCTGCGGGAGGGCCACTTCCGCCTGAATAGTGGGCTCCACTCCCCCCGCTACCTGGAGAAGTTCCTCGTCCTCCAGTACCCGACCCTGGCGTCAGAGCTCTGCCGCCGGATGGCCAAGAAAGTCATGCACGAGGCGCCGAACGTGGTGGTGGGGCCGACCACCGGTGGCGTCCTGCTGGCCTTCGAAACAGCGCGACACCTGTCGGCCCTCCTGGGCTGGGAGGTGCGGGGCCTGTTCGCGGAGCCGGTCGGTCTGGGCGCCGGCCGGGAGCTGCGGCGGGGATTCGAGGTCAGCCGTGGCGACACCGTGGTCCTGGTCGACGACATCCTGACCACAGGCTCATCCCTGCGCGAGACCGCGGACGCGGTGGAGCGCGTCGGGGGGAGGGCATCGGCGGCCGTGGTCATGGTCGACCGGTCATCGGAGCCGGTCGAGATCGGCGTCCCGGTGCTGGCGGTGGGTCGGATCGAGATCGCTGCCTGGCAGCCGCAGTACTGCCCGTTGTGCGAGGCCGGGGACTGGCTCGAGACCCCGGGGAGCAGCGGACTGCCGTGA
- a CDS encoding NAD(P)H-hydrate epimerase translates to MTDPGVGTPGADARTRSVLIGAAEMAAIDEAAQKLGLTQDALMESAGATVAEVAFTELVRLAEPVVGPGGPLTERLLSVVLCGTGNNGGDGFVVARRLAAAGQQVIAVLVGDAGKIAGPAAAHNWAVLQAMAAAGSLQVFIAPSAELLVSLRARLSGASLLVDALLGSGAAGPLREPIASAVQLMNAIRTHAAAAGRPCRVLAVDTPTLIGLTGGEQSDPVVAADLTVTFHRAKAGFALDPEARRLAGRYLVAPIGIPIEAEAGIVPADGEFPPGRITEVTWQDPSGAA, encoded by the coding sequence ATGACCGATCCGGGCGTTGGCACGCCCGGGGCCGACGCGCGCACCCGGTCGGTGCTGATCGGCGCGGCCGAGATGGCGGCCATTGACGAGGCCGCGCAGAAGCTGGGCCTGACCCAGGACGCCCTCATGGAATCCGCCGGCGCCACGGTGGCCGAGGTCGCCTTCACCGAGCTGGTGCGCCTGGCCGAGCCGGTCGTGGGTCCCGGTGGTCCGCTGACGGAGCGGCTGCTCAGCGTCGTGCTGTGCGGGACCGGCAACAACGGCGGGGATGGATTCGTGGTGGCCCGCCGCCTGGCGGCTGCCGGGCAGCAGGTGATCGCGGTCCTGGTCGGGGACGCCGGGAAGATCGCCGGGCCGGCCGCGGCCCACAACTGGGCGGTCCTCCAGGCCATGGCCGCGGCCGGCTCGCTCCAGGTGTTCATCGCACCCAGCGCCGAGCTGCTGGTCAGCTTGCGCGCACGCCTCTCCGGGGCCTCGCTGCTCGTCGACGCCCTGCTGGGGAGCGGCGCCGCGGGCCCGCTGCGGGAGCCGATCGCCAGCGCGGTCCAGCTGATGAACGCGATTCGGACTCATGCCGCCGCGGCGGGCCGACCGTGCCGCGTGCTGGCGGTCGACACGCCGACCCTGATCGGGTTGACCGGCGGCGAACAGTCCGACCCGGTGGTCGCCGCCGACCTGACCGTGACCTTTCATCGGGCCAAAGCCGGCTTCGCGCTCGATCCCGAAGCCCGGCGCCTGGCCGGCCGCTACCTGGTGGCTCCGATCGGGATCCCGATCGAGGCTGAGGCGGGAATCGTGCCCGCCGACGGGGAGTTCCCGCCGGGCCGCATCACCGAGGTCACCTGGCAAGACCCGTCCGGAGCGGCCTGA
- a CDS encoding cytochrome c: MTGPPPVETGNERIPLWMVGFGATVLLLGVVSLGLNLEGTNPDLVGAGPSGPPASGPPASGEPPSGAPPSGAPPSGAPPSGAPPSGGAADAVTLIERSQCQACHGTDLSGQGIFPSLHGIAAGPKSDNLQQLGADFPDTWPNLWIDGSGPEVAGLDRGGMPVFGGPDGTLTPDEIATIVEYLLTLE, translated from the coding sequence ATGACTGGACCGCCACCGGTCGAGACCGGCAACGAACGGATCCCGCTCTGGATGGTGGGATTTGGGGCGACGGTCCTGCTGCTGGGCGTCGTTTCACTCGGCTTGAACCTCGAGGGCACCAACCCGGACCTGGTTGGGGCCGGGCCCAGCGGTCCGCCGGCGAGCGGTCCGCCGGCAAGCGGGGAGCCGCCGAGTGGTGCCCCGCCGAGTGGTGCCCCGCCGAGTGGTGCCCCTCCGAGTGGTGCGCCGCCCAGCGGCGGCGCTGCGGACGCGGTGACGCTCATCGAGCGCTCGCAGTGCCAGGCCTGCCACGGTACCGACCTGTCCGGCCAGGGGATATTCCCCAGCCTCCACGGCATCGCGGCCGGACCCAAGAGCGACAACCTCCAGCAGCTGGGGGCGGATTTCCCCGACACCTGGCCCAACCTGTGGATCGATGGCAGCGGGCCTGAAGTCGCCGGGCTGGACCGGGGCGGCATGCCGGTCTTCGGCGGACCTGATGGGACGCTCACCCCCGACGAGATCGCGACCATCGTCGAGTACCTGCTGACCCTCGAATGA
- a CDS encoding cbb3-type cytochrome c oxidase subunit I codes for MTGNLKRLRPYEQPPKPRQQLLPSGPDAAAMGYFGFGALWLLTATGIGSLAAAQMVISGFQLVVEELPFGLAIAFTSETVAAGFRHTFVWGWLTNAALGAIFFITPRLTGRPLARPRMGMLGMITWNIGFAAGLTVLYLPALAGTGTLTAFPLPVNLVLLLGLVLINGSFWNSLRGLQRPFVGLAWFGVAMLTLFGLTAAATVTGVLDLDPTVDRLTEAVWVRGLSLLWLLGAGIGALHYLIPRLTGQPLASGSLAWFGLGAWVILSGVSSFGAAVHPSVPYALVSAGNAATLMLLVPAVAIIGNLSMTLRGRWFLVLSPGPMALAVTSLTFLGGSVLLAGVESLRAVQTAVARTEWPFGLAAFALGGALTIGLLAVAEHAWPRMLHRSHSGGLLAYIVTWAALGGAAVAGVALIAAGLFHVGMVADGMPPDEISANLLPIHLIAWAGMGLLGLAGAGHALGAYLLAAHGRPVRTTTPGTAQVAAPAGH; via the coding sequence ATGACCGGCAACCTCAAGCGGCTGCGCCCGTACGAGCAGCCGCCCAAGCCGCGCCAGCAGCTTCTCCCTTCTGGCCCCGACGCCGCGGCCATGGGGTACTTCGGATTCGGCGCGCTGTGGTTGCTCACGGCGACCGGGATCGGGAGCCTGGCCGCGGCCCAGATGGTCATCTCGGGGTTCCAGCTCGTCGTGGAGGAGCTGCCCTTCGGGCTGGCTATCGCGTTCACGTCGGAGACCGTCGCAGCCGGGTTCCGCCACACCTTTGTCTGGGGTTGGCTCACCAACGCGGCGCTGGGCGCCATCTTCTTCATCACCCCCCGGCTCACCGGTCGTCCGCTGGCCCGTCCCCGGATGGGGATGCTGGGCATGATCACCTGGAACATCGGCTTCGCCGCCGGACTGACCGTTCTGTACCTCCCCGCCCTCGCCGGTACCGGGACCCTGACTGCCTTCCCGCTGCCGGTGAATCTCGTCCTCCTGCTCGGCCTGGTCCTCATCAACGGGTCGTTCTGGAACAGCCTCCGCGGCCTGCAGCGGCCGTTCGTGGGTCTGGCCTGGTTCGGGGTGGCCATGCTCACCCTGTTTGGACTGACTGCCGCTGCGACCGTGACCGGAGTCCTGGACCTCGACCCGACGGTTGACCGACTTACGGAGGCCGTATGGGTGCGCGGCCTGTCACTCCTGTGGCTGCTGGGGGCGGGGATCGGCGCTCTCCACTACCTCATCCCGCGGCTGACAGGGCAGCCATTGGCGTCAGGGTCCTTGGCGTGGTTCGGGTTGGGCGCGTGGGTGATCCTCAGCGGGGTGTCGTCCTTTGGCGCGGCCGTGCACCCTTCCGTCCCGTACGCCCTGGTCAGCGCCGGCAACGCGGCCACCCTGATGCTCCTCGTGCCGGCCGTCGCCATCATCGGTAACCTGTCGATGACGTTGCGAGGCCGATGGTTCCTGGTCCTGTCACCGGGTCCCATGGCATTGGCGGTGACATCCCTGACGTTCCTCGGGGGCAGCGTGCTCCTTGCCGGTGTCGAGTCCCTACGCGCGGTGCAGACCGCGGTGGCCCGCACCGAATGGCCCTTCGGCCTGGCCGCGTTCGCGCTCGGCGGAGCGTTGACCATCGGTTTGCTGGCGGTGGCCGAGCATGCCTGGCCTCGGATGCTGCACCGATCGCATTCAGGTGGACTGTTGGCTTACATCGTCACCTGGGCCGCGCTGGGCGGCGCGGCGGTGGCCGGCGTGGCTCTCATCGCCGCCGGCCTGTTCCATGTCGGCATGGTCGCCGACGGTATGCCTCCGGACGAGATCTCCGCCAACCTGCTTCCCATCCACCTCATCGCGTGGGCCGGGATGGGTCTGCTGGGCCTGGCCGGGGCAGGACACGCGCTCGGCGCCTATTTGCTGGCGGCCCACGGCCGGCCTGTGCGCACCACCACGCCGGGCACGGCTCAGGTCGCCGCGCCGGCGGGACACTGA
- a CDS encoding nitroreductase family protein produces the protein MTHPPPLRDTVRPLLRARQVREFTDQAPTDGELRAITDVARWTGSSRNTQPWRFLVIRDRTTIARLEAAGLPQTRALKTATAVVAIVLPDDPERGVSHAYDDGRAAERMLIAAGMLGLAAGIAWVRPDVLPAAREILQLPADRMVRTLMALGHPTPEAQKPKSPPGQARLPRDETVFDGDWPGTE, from the coding sequence ATGACCCATCCCCCGCCGCTTCGCGACACGGTTCGTCCGCTGCTCCGCGCGCGCCAGGTCCGCGAGTTCACCGACCAGGCCCCGACCGATGGCGAGCTGAGAGCCATCACCGATGTCGCCCGTTGGACGGGCAGCAGCCGCAACACCCAGCCATGGCGGTTCCTCGTCATCCGCGACCGGACCACCATCGCGCGCCTCGAGGCGGCCGGCCTGCCCCAGACCCGCGCCCTGAAGACCGCGACCGCGGTCGTCGCCATCGTCCTCCCCGATGACCCCGAGCGGGGGGTGTCCCACGCCTACGACGATGGCCGGGCTGCGGAGCGGATGCTCATCGCGGCCGGAATGCTGGGTTTGGCGGCGGGGATCGCCTGGGTCCGGCCGGACGTCCTTCCTGCGGCACGCGAGATCCTGCAACTGCCGGCGGACCGCATGGTCCGCACCCTCATGGCCCTCGGGCACCCCACGCCGGAAGCCCAGAAGCCAAAGTCACCGCCGGGCCAGGCCCGCCTCCCACGCGACGAGACGGTCTTCGACGGGGACTGGCCAGGAACGGAATAG
- a CDS encoding sporulation protein has protein sequence MNVDEMLQGARDTMTVSRVYGEPIERNGVMLIPAADIKGGGGGGSDTEHNGGGGFGVSARPVGTWIIRGDKVTWEPAIDVNRIALRGMVVAIVFLFVVRSIVKSFARRG, from the coding sequence ATGAACGTTGACGAGATGCTGCAGGGAGCGCGGGACACCATGACCGTCTCCCGCGTGTACGGCGAACCGATCGAGCGCAACGGGGTCATGCTCATCCCCGCCGCGGACATTAAGGGTGGCGGCGGCGGAGGCAGCGACACCGAGCACAACGGAGGAGGCGGGTTCGGGGTGAGCGCCCGACCGGTGGGGACCTGGATCATCCGCGGCGACAAGGTCACCTGGGAGCCGGCCATCGACGTCAACCGGATCGCGCTGCGGGGAATGGTGGTTGCGATCGTGTTCCTGTTCGTCGTCCGCTCCATTGTCAAGAGCTTCGCGCGGCGCGGTTGA
- a CDS encoding glycosyltransferase family 87 protein, with amino-acid sequence MEAVAAFARARWLAADGKPANWVLRLTPLLVVVVTATGFTLAGVASNLTVDYLGWDSRAYYDALRSPDPYAGAAVGVIGSYLYPPPFLQVLAPAGQLPWPAFMFGWTALLAGVAVAMLRRVPRQYRTMLPLLVLLAGADIWAGNINLLLAYGVVIGLSVPAAWAGLALTKVTPGVGALWLAFRGRWLEFGLAVLVTVAGAAASFVAAPQLWGDWLSVVFSEGAGGGYAASVPIPLFVRLPLAVVVLWWAARTNRAWLVPCACLLALPVIWFNGLSLLLGAAALLETRPASATAPASPRAEPATAG; translated from the coding sequence ATGGAGGCCGTCGCGGCGTTCGCCCGCGCCCGATGGCTGGCGGCCGATGGCAAGCCGGCCAACTGGGTGCTGCGCCTGACGCCCCTGCTCGTCGTCGTCGTCACTGCGACAGGCTTCACGCTCGCCGGCGTCGCGTCCAACTTGACCGTTGACTACCTGGGCTGGGACAGCCGCGCCTACTACGACGCGCTGCGGAGCCCGGATCCGTACGCCGGAGCGGCGGTTGGTGTGATCGGCTCCTATTTGTATCCGCCGCCGTTCCTTCAGGTGCTGGCGCCCGCGGGGCAGCTGCCGTGGCCGGCCTTCATGTTCGGCTGGACCGCATTGCTGGCCGGGGTGGCGGTGGCCATGCTCCGTCGGGTCCCGCGCCAGTACCGCACGATGTTGCCACTCCTCGTGCTCCTGGCCGGCGCCGATATCTGGGCAGGCAACATCAACCTGCTGCTCGCCTACGGGGTGGTGATTGGGCTAAGCGTGCCGGCGGCCTGGGCCGGGCTCGCGCTCACCAAGGTCACCCCCGGCGTGGGCGCGCTGTGGCTGGCCTTCCGAGGCCGCTGGCTGGAGTTCGGGCTGGCGGTCCTTGTCACCGTGGCGGGAGCTGCGGCCTCGTTCGTCGCCGCGCCCCAACTATGGGGAGACTGGCTATCGGTGGTGTTCAGCGAAGGTGCGGGCGGGGGATACGCGGCATCGGTGCCGATCCCGCTCTTTGTCCGCCTCCCGCTGGCCGTTGTCGTGCTGTGGTGGGCCGCCCGCACCAACCGTGCCTGGCTGGTGCCATGCGCCTGTCTGCTGGCGCTTCCGGTGATCTGGTTCAACGGGCTGTCCCTCCTGCTCGGGGCAGCCGCCCTGCTGGAGACGCGGCCGGCGTCGGCCACCGCCCCGGCCTCCCCGCGTGCGGAACCGGCCACCGCGGGGTAG
- a CDS encoding acyltransferase family protein: MRERLNWIDWLKVIVVFGAFVFHAAQPFVLTTWLVNDPDKSLVLSLLSGFGYMVGMPLMFFLAGAATWLAVERRGIGGHTGLRLRRLLIPLVLGLVILGPPQAWVAHLAAGGEASPLAFLGIYLGDLRFYPNPGWFGEYGHHLWFLAFLFLYVLLTLPLLSWLRARRAAGSDLRIGGLADGPWGLILLLLPVVAGQLILRPLFPDYRDWADFALWLSYFVIGISAMADRRMLGAILRRRRVTLWLVPIIAVAYLPVVLLGSPLDLEHAPGFTPAGLAYVAWRTALGWVMALVLVGVAATYLTARPRFLGWASEMVLPFYVLHHPVTVVVAAVVVGLSAGLWVKFGLILLVAGVTTVALCVGLDMATTALSRRLRRSTAASVTPAEAPP; this comes from the coding sequence GTGCGCGAGCGGCTCAACTGGATCGACTGGCTCAAGGTCATCGTCGTGTTCGGGGCATTCGTGTTCCACGCCGCCCAGCCGTTCGTGCTCACGACGTGGCTCGTGAACGACCCCGACAAGAGCCTGGTCCTGAGCCTGCTGTCCGGATTCGGCTACATGGTCGGGATGCCGCTGATGTTCTTCCTGGCCGGCGCGGCGACCTGGCTGGCGGTCGAGCGCCGGGGTATCGGCGGCCACACCGGGCTGCGCCTGCGCCGTCTGCTCATCCCTCTGGTGCTGGGCCTGGTGATCCTGGGCCCGCCGCAGGCCTGGGTGGCACATCTCGCAGCCGGGGGTGAGGCGAGCCCCCTGGCGTTCCTCGGCATCTACCTGGGCGACCTTCGCTTCTACCCCAACCCTGGCTGGTTCGGCGAGTACGGCCACCACCTGTGGTTCCTCGCCTTCCTGTTCCTGTACGTCCTGCTGACCTTGCCCCTCCTGTCGTGGCTGCGCGCTCGGCGCGCCGCGGGGAGCGACCTTCGGATTGGTGGCCTCGCCGATGGCCCGTGGGGCTTGATCCTGCTCCTCCTACCGGTAGTGGCGGGGCAGCTCATCCTGCGCCCACTCTTCCCCGACTACCGCGATTGGGCTGACTTCGCGCTGTGGCTCTCGTATTTCGTCATAGGGATTTCAGCCATGGCCGACCGACGGATGTTGGGCGCGATCCTCCGCCGCCGACGGGTGACCCTGTGGCTGGTCCCGATCATCGCGGTCGCCTATCTCCCGGTCGTGCTCCTCGGCTCACCGCTGGACCTGGAGCACGCCCCGGGCTTCACGCCAGCCGGACTGGCTTACGTGGCGTGGCGCACGGCGCTGGGCTGGGTGATGGCCCTGGTCCTCGTCGGCGTGGCAGCCACCTACCTCACTGCCCGGCCCCGATTCCTGGGTTGGGCCAGCGAGATGGTCCTCCCCTTCTACGTCCTCCATCACCCGGTGACGGTGGTCGTGGCCGCCGTGGTAGTCGGACTTTCCGCCGGGCTGTGGGTCAAGTTCGGCCTCATCCTCCTCGTGGCCGGGGTCACGACGGTGGCGTTGTGCGTGGGGTTGGACATGGCGACCACCGCGCTCAGCCGCCGATTGCGGCGGAGTACGGCGGCTTCCGTGACTCCGGCGGAGGCGCCGCCGTG